A window from Gasterosteus aculeatus chromosome 14, fGasAcu3.hap1.1, whole genome shotgun sequence encodes these proteins:
- the btc gene encoding probetacellulin isoform X1: MAQVCRLHVLIATALALCKYSLAEWNATAESANRTESPCHRHGNRDNCTADATDTGQWNDHFSSCPEELTHYCIHGECRYVKEQKAPSCRCHQGYIGSRCEYLDLDWRIGEKRQIIIACLIAGLVFLILVIVFICFCSHRRCRSWWRRRRRREEEEPRNGMEKLRMMDTGETPASPTADSAEPPHTHAV; the protein is encoded by the exons ATGGCCCAGGTGTGCAGACTTCATGTCCTGATAGCAACAG CTCTGGCCTTATGCAAATACTCCCTGGCAGAATGGAATGCCACCGCCGAGTCTGCCAATCGAACCGAGTCCCCCTgccatcgccatggcaacagagacAACTGCACAG caGACGCAACGGATACGGGCCAGTGGAACGACCACTTCTCCAGTTGTCCCGAGGAACTAACACACTACTGCATCCACGGGGAGTGTCGTTACGTTAAAGAACAGAAGGCCCCGTCGTGCAG GTGTCACCAGGGCTACATCGGCTCCCGCTGTGAATATCTGGATCTGGACTGGCGGATAGGAGAGAAACGTCAAATCATAATTGCCTGCCTCATCGCGGGGCTTGTTTTCCTCATTCTCGTCATTGTGttcatctgcttttgttcaca TCGCAGGTGCAGGTCGTGGTGGCGTAGGCGAAGacggagggaagaagaagagccgAGGAACGGGATGGAGAAGCTCCGCATGATGGACACCGGCGAGACACCCGCCTCTCCAACGGCAGACTCTGCAGAGccgccgcacacacacgccgtgtGA
- the gng10 gene encoding guanine nucleotide-binding protein G(I)/G(S)/G(O) subunit gamma-10: MTSNSNLSSMRRLVEQLRLEASVERIKVSQAAAELQQYCLQNAGKDALLVGVPAGSNPFREPRSCAVV, encoded by the exons ATGACCTCTAATTCCAATTTAAGCAGCATGCGACGGCTGGTGGAACAACTGCGGCTCGAGGCCAGCGTGGAGAGAATAAAG GTGTCCCAGGCGGCTGCAGAGCTCCAGCAGTACTGTCTGCAGAACGCAGGCAAAGACGCCCTGCTGGTGGGCGTCCCCGCGGGCAGCAACCCCTTCAGGGAGCCTCGCTCCTGTGCTGTAGTGTGA
- the nxnl2 gene encoding nucleoredoxin-like protein 2: MVEVFTGRTLVNKDGELVDPDEALRNKVVGIYFSAGWCPPCRDFTPVLCDFYTELVEESDPPAQLEIVFVSSDKSTDDMVEYYHDAHGDWLALPWTDEYKHELKQRYKITAVPKLVIVKQSGDVITDKGRKQIRDRGLACFRSWLEAAEIFQNFKG, translated from the exons ATGGTGGAGGTGTTCACCGGGCGGACCCTGGTGAACAAAGACGGCGAGCTGGTCGACCCGGACGAGGCGCTGAGGAACAAAGTGGTGGGCATCTACTTCTCCGCCGGGTGGTGTCCGCCGTGCCGGGACTTCACCCCCGTCCTGTGCGACTTCTACacggagctggtggaggagagcgACCCGCCGGCGCAGCTGGAGATCGTCTTCGTCTCGTCCGACAAGTCGACGGACGACATGGTGGAGTATTACCACGACGCGCACGGGGACTGGCTGGCTTTGCCCTGGACGGACGAGTACAAGCA TGAGTTGAAGCAGCGCTACAAGATCACGGCGGTGCCCAAGCTGGTGATCGTGAAGCAGAGCGGCGACGTCATCACGGACAAAGGCCGCAAACAGATCCGGGACCGAGGCCTGGCGTGCTTCAGGTCCTGGCTGGAGGCCGCCGAAATCTTCCAGAACTTCAAGGGTTAG
- the btc gene encoding probetacellulin isoform X2 has protein sequence MAQVCRLHVLIATALALCKYSLAEWNATAESANRTESPCHRHGNRDNCTDATDTGQWNDHFSSCPEELTHYCIHGECRYVKEQKAPSCRCHQGYIGSRCEYLDLDWRIGEKRQIIIACLIAGLVFLILVIVFICFCSHRRCRSWWRRRRRREEEEPRNGMEKLRMMDTGETPASPTADSAEPPHTHAV, from the exons ATGGCCCAGGTGTGCAGACTTCATGTCCTGATAGCAACAG CTCTGGCCTTATGCAAATACTCCCTGGCAGAATGGAATGCCACCGCCGAGTCTGCCAATCGAACCGAGTCCCCCTgccatcgccatggcaacagagacAACTGCACAG ACGCAACGGATACGGGCCAGTGGAACGACCACTTCTCCAGTTGTCCCGAGGAACTAACACACTACTGCATCCACGGGGAGTGTCGTTACGTTAAAGAACAGAAGGCCCCGTCGTGCAG GTGTCACCAGGGCTACATCGGCTCCCGCTGTGAATATCTGGATCTGGACTGGCGGATAGGAGAGAAACGTCAAATCATAATTGCCTGCCTCATCGCGGGGCTTGTTTTCCTCATTCTCGTCATTGTGttcatctgcttttgttcaca TCGCAGGTGCAGGTCGTGGTGGCGTAGGCGAAGacggagggaagaagaagagccgAGGAACGGGATGGAGAAGCTCCGCATGATGGACACCGGCGAGACACCCGCCTCTCCAACGGCAGACTCTGCAGAGccgccgcacacacacgccgtgtGA
- the rxfp3 gene encoding relaxin-3 receptor 1, translating to MSGDKYEGSAGTVHAANTSLSCIFNTTNSSCDGDSFHLSDFNQTDVAGDGAAVVRIIISIIYSLVCALGLVGNVLVLYLMKSKQVWKKSSINLFVTCLALTDFQFVLTLPFWAVENVLDFTWLFGKAMCKIVSYVTAMNMYASVFFLTAMSVTRYWSLASALKGRRRRPRCCPARCITVLIWIAAVSAALPHAVFSTTVSVSGEDLCLVKFPESDGSAHFWLALYHSQKVLLGFVVPLGIISACYLLLLRSITSKDINTSSAKRRAKVTKSVTIVVLSFFLCWLPNQALTVWGILIKLNVVHFSYEYYTTQVYVFPVSVCLAHSNSCLNPVLYCLMRREFRKALKKLFWRMTSPTIRPFTASTKPAMDEQRPVPVPASAPEEPAVVFYPPGAVMFNDRRDLPRNSP from the coding sequence ATGTCAGGAGACAAGTACGAAGGCTCAGCGGGGACGGTCCACGCTGCAAACACCAGCCTCAGCTGTATCTTCAACACCACCAACAGCAGCTGTGACGGCGACTCCTTCCACCTGTCAGACTTCAACCAGACGGATGTTGCGGGAGACGGCGCCGCCGTGGTGAGGATTATAATCTCCATCATCTACTCGCTGGTGTGCGCGCTGGGTTTGGTTGGGAACGTGCTGGTCCTGTACCTGATGAAGTCCAAGCAGGTGTGGAAGAAATCCTCCATCAACCTTTTCGTAACTTGCCTGGCGCTCACGGACTTCCAGTTCGTGCTGACGCTGCCGTTCTGGGCGGTGGAGAACGTGCTGGACTTCACGTGGCTTTTCGGCAAAGCGATGTGCAAGATAGTCTCCTACGTGACGGCCATGAACATGTACGCCAGCGTGTTTTTCCTCACCGCTATGAGCGTGACGCGGTACTGGTCGCTCGCCTCGGCGCTCAAGggcaggcggcggcggccgcgcTGCTGCCCCGCGCGCTGCATCACCGTCCTCATCTGGATCGCCGCCGTCTCCGCCGCGCTGCCGCACGCGGTCTTCTCCACCACCGTGAGCGTCTCCGGCGAGGACTTGTGCCTCGTCAAATTCCCGGAATCCGACGGAAGCGCGCACTTTTGGCTGGCGTTGTATCACTCGCAGAAAGTGCTGCTGGGGTTCGTGGTGCCGCTGGGCATCATCTCCGCCTGCTACCTGCTGCTTTTGCGCTCCATCACCTCCAAAGACATCAACACGTCGAGCGCCAAACGACGCGCCAAGGTCACCAAGTCTGTGACCATAGTGGTCTTATCCTTTTTCCTCTGCTGGCTGCCCAACCAGGCTCTGACAGTCTGGGGCATCCTCATTAAACTCAACGTGGTTCACTTCAGTTACGAGTACTACACCACGCAGGTGTACGTGTTCCCCGTGTCGGTGTGCCTGGCGCACTCCAACAGCTGCCTGAACCCGGTCCTCTACTGCCTGATGCGCCGGGAGTTCAGGAAAGCGCTGAAAAAACTCTTCTGGCGGATGACCTCGCCGACAATAAGGCCGTTCACGGCCTCCACAAAGCCGGCGATGGACGAGCAGCGGCCGGTGCCGGTCCCCGCGAGCGCACCGGAGGAGCCCGCCGTCGTCTTCTATCCTCCGGGGGCCGTTATGTTCAACGACCGGCGAGATCTGCCGCGAAACAGCCCCTAG